CGTGCCGCTACGCACGAACCTCGCATCGGCCCACAACGGTGCCACCGCGACCGGCGACGGCATCAACCTCGAGAACCTGATCGACGACACCGAGGCGACCAACTGGGCCTCCCTGGAGTCCGCCGGCACGGCCAGCGAGGGACGCGGCGAGGGCCAGCAGGTGCAGGGTCGGCAGGTCACGGTCGAGCTCGGTGACGAGGCGGTCCGGGTCAACCGGGTCAACGTCAGCGCCGCGCTGAGGCCGACCGACGCCGAGGACGAGGACTCCGGCAGCCAGAGCCGCTTCTCGGCGCTGCGCTCCTTCGACATCCTGGTGTGCGACGCCACCGTGCGCGGCAGGTCGTGCACCGACGACGAGGCGGAGTTCGACGTCGTCTACCGCAGCGCGGCCGACGCCTTCCCCGGTGTACGCCCGCGCCCGGCGGCCCCGGACCTGACGCTGCGAGGCTTCCGATTCGCCGGCGTGGACGCCACCCACGTCCGGATCCGGGTTCGCGACAGCCAGTGCACCGGCGCTCCGGCCTACCAGGCGGCGGCCAACCCCTCCAACGACCCGGTCTTCAGCAACCCCGACTGCGACAGCGAGGAGCAGACGCCGGATCGGGCCGTGCTGACCCCGCCGGTGGAGCAGGTCCGGATCGCCGAGCTGCAGGTCTTCGGCCCTCGGGCCTGAGCCCTGACGGCGTCACCCCGGCCGAGCGGCCGAAACCGGCGCTCCCCGGTCGAGACCTCGGCCGGGGAGCACCGGCATCACCGCTGGGCCGGTGGTGCGGTCAGCTGGTACCGGACTCCGCGTCGGAGCCGAGGGTGACCGTCGTGGTCTGCTCCTCGCCGTCCCGCTGGAAGGTCAGCTCCACCTCGTCACCGGGACGGTAGGAGCGGACGGTGGCGATGAGCGCGTCGGAGCTGGTGACGAGCCGGCCGTCGACGGCCGTGATGACGTCGCCCGGTTCGAGACCGGCCTCGGCCGCTGCGGAGCCCTCGGTCACCTCGCCGACCGCTGCGCCGTTGGGCACGGTGGCGCCGCCGTCGTCGGAGGCGGCGTCACTCACCGAGACGCCGATCAGGGCGTGGGTGGGCGTCTCGCCGGCGACGATCTGGTCGATGATCGGCAGCACCTCGTCGATCGGGATCGCGAAGCCCAGCCCGATCGACCCGCCGCTGCCGCCGGTGCTCGAGCCGCTGGTGCGGATCGAGGAGTTGATGCCGACCACGTTGCCGTCCATGTCGACCAGGGCGCCGCCGCTGTTGCCCGGGTTGATGGCCGCGTCGGTCTGGATCGCGGGATAGACCGTGGCGTTGCCCGCCGCGTCGGAACCCACGTTCACCGGCCGGTCGAGAGCACTGACGATGCCGCTGGTGACGGTCGAGTCCAGGCCGAACGGGGACCCGATGGCCACCACCTCCTGGCCGACGTCGACGTTGCCGGAGGTGCCGATGGTGGCCGGTGTGAGCCCCTCGACGCCCTCGGCCTGGATCACGGCCGTGTCGGTCAGCGGGTCGCTGCCGACGACGGTCGCCGGCGCGTGGGTGCCGTCGTCGAAGGACACCGTCATCTCGGCGCCCTCACCGGCTCCGTCGACCACGTGGGCGTTGGTGAGGATCTGGCCGTCGGAGCTGAGGATGATGCCCGACCCCGAGCCCTCGCCCTCCGAGCCCTGGACGACGATCCTGACCACCGAGGGCAGCACCTTCGAGGCCACCGCCTCGACCGAGCCGTCGGCCGCCGGCTCGTCGCCGGTGTCGACGACCTGGGCGGTCTCGGTGCCGGCCGAGTCGAACGTGGTGGGTCCGTCCTCCTGCCACGCGTCCCACGCTGCTGCGCCACCGACGCCGGCGGCCCCACCGGCCACCAGGGCGGTGGCGAGCACGGTCGCGGCCAGGCCCCGACGTCGCGTGCGCGGCGGGGCGGTCGTGGTGGGTGCGGGGGCGTCGGTCACGGCCTCGTGACCGTACGGGTCGCGCTCCGGCGGGAACGGCGGGAGAACTCGTGTGTCGCTCATGCCTCCACGGTGGGGGAGGAGGCTGTGAGAGGACTGAGAGGTCGCTGGGTGCCCCTGAAGAAGCCGGGCCGATGGGTGACTTCGGCCACACCGGAGGGGCGCCAGATGGGGCCCTTCCCCCATGGAGCTGCCGGCTGCGCGTCCGTAGCGTCGAGCGGGTCATGAGCGCCGCTATGCCGTCTTCCGTGTCCACGACCCCTGCCAGCGCCTGGAGGTACCGCCCCGAGCTCGACGGCCTGCGTACGTTCGCGGTCGTCGCCATCGTCTTCTTCCACGCCCGCGTGGCCGGGGCGTCCAGCAGCTTCATCGTGCTGGACCTCTTCTTCGTCCTCTCCGGCTTCCTCGTCACGAACGTCGTGCTCAGCGAGGTGGACGCGACCGGCGAGCTCAGGCTGGGTCGCTACTACGCCCGCCGCGTACGCCGGCTGCTGCCCGCCGCGGTGGTCACGATCGTGGTGACGTCCGTCGTGTTCGTGCTGGTCGCCTCGGAGCCCGAGCGGCTCGGGCTGGTGCGCGACGCGCAGGCGGCGCTCGTCTACCTCGCCAACTGGCAGTTCATCGCCGACGGGGCGGACTACTTCGCCGGGGACGTCCGGGACTCGCCCTTCATGCACTTCTGGTCGCTCTCGGTCGAGGAGCAGTACTACATCGTCTTCCCGCTGCTCCTGCTGGCGTGGTGGAAGCTCGCCCCCGGCCGGGCGCGGGTGCTCCTCGGCGGGCTGTCCGTCCTGACCGCGCTGTCGGTCGCCTCGCAGCTCTACTGGGCCCAGGTCGACCCCACCCGGGCCTACTTCGCCACCGACGCCCGGCTCTTCCAGCTGCTGGCCGGCGCGATCCTCGCGGTCGCGCTGCGCGAGTTCGCCACGCGCCGCGCGGAGGGCGGCATCCACTGGCGACGGGCCGGCCGCGCGCTGGCCGTCGCCGGCCTGGGTGGGTACGTCCTCCTCGGCAGCGAGCTGGTCGACATGTCGGTCTCGCACCGCAACCTGCTCGCCACGCTGCTGGCCGTCTCGCTGGTCGTCGGCACGTACACCGCACCGGGCTCGCTCGTGGCGCGCGGCTTCGCGCTGCCGTGGATGACCTACCTGGGCAAGATCTCGTACGGCATCTACCTCTGGCACTACCCGGTGCTGCTGGTGCTGGGGCGGGTCTTCGACGTCCGTCCCGCACTGCTGGCCCTGATGGCGCTGGTGGGGGCGATCGCGCTCGCGTCGATGTCCTACCAGATGCTCGAGACGCCGATCCGGCGTGGCCGGGTCCTCGACGCCTTCCCGTGGCCCGCCGTGGCGGCCGGGCTGGCGGTGAGCGTCGGCACGGCCCTGGTCGTGGTCGGTCCGATCCTGACCAGCGAGCGCCAGCCCTCGGTGGCGGCGGCCTCCGTCGGCGGCTCGATCGCGGCCGAGGCGGCGGTGGCCGAGGACGAGGCGGTCGTCCGCAAGCTCGCGCGGCAGGTCCCGGGCGACCTCGACTTCCGCAAGATCAGCAACGACCGGGGACCGGGCGTCACCTTCTGCAGGCCCTCGGCGCCGGCCGACTGCACCGTGGTCGACGGCGACGGACCGCACGTGGTCGTGGTCGGCGACAGCCACGCCCGGATGCTGTCGGCCGGGCTGGTCGAGCTCGCGGAGGAACGCGGCTTCCGGCTCTCCATGAGCGTGGTCAACAGCTGTCCGTGGCAGGACGGGCTCCTCAACGTCGAGGCGCCCGAGGGCAGTCAGCGTCGCTGCCTCGACGCCCGGCAGGACTTCTACGACCAGACGTTGCCGGCGATGGACGCCGACGTGGTGATCCTCGCCAACCTGGCCCGCAGTGCGCCGGACCGCTGGCAGGGCAAGGTCGTCGACCAGGACGGCCGGGCCCGCGGGGACCTCAACCAGCGCCAGCTCGAGGCGACGCGGCAGACGGTGCGGAAGATCAACCGGGCCGGCGCCACGGCGGTGATGGTCCGCAGCATCGTGGGCACCGACGGCTGGGAGATGGAGGGGCCTGACCCGCTCGACTGCCTCGCCCGCGCGAAGCGGCAGCGCGAGTGCGCTGTCTCGCCCCCGCTGGACCGGCCGGTCGCCGACGGGATCTACGAGTCGGTGGCGATCGGCAACGACGACGCCACCACGGTCGACCTCAACCCCGTGTTCTGCCCCGACGCACCCGCCTGCCGTCCGATCATCGACGGGGTGGTGGTGTGGCGCGACGCCGCCCACCTGACCGGCTCGATCACCCGCCACCTGCGCACGGAGGTGTGGGCGGCGGTCGAGGACACGGGCGTCGTGCCCGGGTAGTCCGCCACGCCTCGGGCGGGGCGGTTGTCGACGGTTGTGACGTGGACCACAATCAACCGGCATGAGCCTTCCCGCACCGACGTACGTCGACGACCGCCTGGCCCACTGGGCCGCAACCGACCCCGACGGGGAGGCGATGTCCTACCTCGGCAGGACGTGGACGTGGTCGGAGTGGGACGACCGGGTCCGCCGCGTCGCCGGCGGGCTGCAGGGGCTGGGGATCGGGCGCGGCGACGTCGTCGCCTTCCTCGACAAGAACCACCCGGCGTGCGTCGAGCTGAGCCTGGCCGCGGGGTCGCTGGGTGCGGCCAACGCGATCGTCAACTGGCGGCTCGCCGGCGACGAGGTCGACTACACCGTCAACGACTCCGGGGCGACGGTGCTGGTCGTGGGGTCGGACCTGATGCCGCTGGTCGCCTCGATCCGGGACCGGCTGCCCAGGGTGAGGACGGTCATCGAGGTGACGCCCGAGGGCGGCGAGGGCGATGCCTACGAGCACTGGCTCGCGGTGTCCGACCCGGTCTCACGCCCGGCGGACGTGAGCCCCGACGACACCTGCCTGGTGATGTACTCGTCGGGCACGACCGGGCGGCCCAAGGGCATCATGCTCAGCCACGCCAACATGGTGGCCCACACGCTGAACGCCCACGACGGGTGGAGCTTCGAGCCCGGTGACAAGAACATGGTCGCGATGCCGCTCTTCCACGTGGGCGGGTCGTCGTACGTCCTCTTCGGCATCCACGACGGCGTCCCGAGCGTGATGACCCGGGACCCCGACGGCGCCTCGCTCGCCGCCGCGATCATGGCGGGAGCCAACCGGACGTTCCTGGTGCCGGCGGTGCTCGCGCAGGTGCTGCAGTCCGGCGACGACGCGATCGCGCTCTTCGGGCGGCTCAAGACCTACTGCTACGGCGCCTCGCCCATGCCGATGCCGCTGCTCCGCGCGGCGATGGAGGCCTGGCCCGACACCGACTTCATCCAGGTCTACGGGCTCACCGAGCTCGGCGGCGTGATCACCCACCTGATGCCGGAGGCCCACCGGGACGCCGACCATCCCGAGCGGCTGGTCAGTGCCGGGCAGCCGATCCCTGGCGCCGAGGTCCGGGTCGTCGACCCGGGCACCCTCGAGGACGTCCCGACCGGTGAGCACGGCGAGCTGTGGTTCCGTACGCCGCAGCTGATGAAGGGGTTCCTCGGCCAGCCCGAGGCGACCGCGCAGGTGGTCACCGAGGACGGCTGGTTCCGCACCGGCGACCTCGGCAAGGTCGACGCCGACGGTTTCGTCTACGTCGAGGACCGGCTCAAGGACATGATCATCAGCGGCGGCGAGAACATCTACAGCCCCGAGGTCGAGCGGGTCCTCGCCGAGCACCCGGCCGTGATGGAGGTCGCCGTGATCGGTGTGCCCGACGACCGCTGGGGCGAGGTGGTCAAGGCCGTCGTCTCGCTCAAGCCGGACACCGCGGCCACCGAGGAGGAGATCATCGGCTACTGCCGCGAGCACCTCGCCCACTTCAAGTGCCCCAGGAGCGTGGACATCATCGAGGCGCTGCCGCGCAACCCCACCGGCAAGATCCTCAAGCGCGACCTCCGCAAGCCCTACTGGGAGGGGCGCGACCGCCAGACCGTGTGAACGGGGTGCGACCGCGGTCCCGACACCGCGCGGGTGAGGGACGGTAGCCGGCGAGGTCTAGGGTCCGGGCATGACCACCGCGCGCACCGTCCCGGTCACGACCGAGATGGACGGCGACGAGCTCGATGCGGAGGACGCCTGGCACCTCGCCCGGCGGCACGGTCTGCGGCACGTCGTGGTCAGCTCGTTCGTGCGCTTCCGGTACGGCGACGGGTTCACCAACAGCCGGGCGCTGGCGCTGCAGACCTGCCTCGCGGTGGTGCCCTTCATGCTCGCCGTCACCGGCCTCGCGGCCGACATCGACGACGACCGGTGGGCGCGGGTGGTCGCGGCGACGGTGAACGCGATCGCTCCCGGGCAGGGCACCAACGACGCGCTCGCGGCCGCCGCCGGTGGGTCGGAGCGGAGCGGCGAGATCGCGCTCACCTTCGGCCTCCTCTTCGCCCTGGTGTCGATGACGACCGCGATGGCCCAGGTCGAGCGCGGGACCAACCGGATCTACGGGATCCGGCGCGACCGGCCGGCCCTGCACAAGTACGGCCGGGCTGCGGTCTTCACGGTCGTCCTGGCGGCCCCGGTCGGGCTCGGCTTCCTGCTGCTGGTCGGGGGAGGCGCCTTCGGCGACGCGATGGTGGCCGAGGGGGTCTGGACGGAGACCGCAGAGGACTGGTGGGACTGGGTGCGCTGGCCACTCGGGGTGGCGATGCTCGTGTTCGCGATCGCGGTGCTGCTCGACCACGCCCCGCGGCGCCGGCAGCCCGCGCTGTCCTGGCTGGCCCTCGGGTCGGGCACCGCCGTCGCGCTGAGCGCGGTCGCGACCGGCGGGCTGGCGGCGTACGTCAGCCTGAGCGCCTCGTTCAGCTCGACGTACGGACCGCTCGCGGGGGTGTTCGTGCTGCTGCTGTGGAGCCTGCTGAGCTCGATGGCGTTCTTCTACGGCGCCGCCGTCTGCGCGCAGCTCGAGGCGCTGCGGGCCGGCGACGACCAGCCGGCGTACGACGACCCGGGCCGGCCGCACCGGCAGACCGTCTGACCCCGACCGCCGGTCAGCGTGCCGGCCCGCGCAGGCCGGCGGGCACCAGCGCCAGCAGGCACGCGCACGCCGCCAGGGCGAACGCGGTCGGGAATCCCCAGCCCGAGGCCAGCAGCCCCACCAGGACCGACCCCAGGGCCGTGCCGCCGTCGAAGCCGACGTTCCAGAGCGTGCTCGTCTCGTCGACGCGACCCGGTCCGGCGCGACGGAACGCCGAGACCAGGGTGAGGTTCTGGAGGGCGCCGTAACCGGTCCCTGCCAGCAGCGCTCCGCCGATCAGCCAGACGGCAGCGCCGTCGCGCGCGCCCCACGCGCAGGCCGCTGCGCCGGCCGCCGCCACGACCAGCAGCGGGACCAGCCACGCCTCGCCACCGCGGGCGCCGGCGTCGGCGACGTGGCCCGCGCCGTAGCGAGATGCGGCTGCGGTCGCGCCCATCACGAGCAGCGCCACGCTCGCGACGACCGGGGTGGTCACCTGGGGGATGAAGGTCAGCAGCGCGCCACCCGCCAGGGTCGAGGCGAGGAGGACGAGGGTCGGCGCCGCGATCGCGCCGAGCAACCCGGTCCAGGAGTCGTCGGTGTCGCGGGCCGGCCCCGCGGCAGCGGCGTCCCCGACGAGCCGCCTGAGGGCGAGCGCAGCGGGCACACCGAGCACGGGCAGCGCCCCGACCAGCAGCACCGGTGCGAAGCCCACCAGGTCGACCGCGGCGACGCCGAGCGGCAGCAGCAGCAGGTTGGGGACGGCCACCGCGAGCCCGTACGCGCCCACCATCCGGCCGCGCAGGCCGGGCGGCGCCAGGTGGCCGACGACGGCGCTGCCGGTGACGGTCAGCACCCCGAAGCCGGCGCCGCGCACCACCGAGCAGGCGAGGATCCAGCCGAGGCCGTCGGAGACCGGCAGGGCGGCCGCGCCGGTCGCCATCAGCAGCAGGCCGAGCACCATCGCCCGGCCGTGGCCCAGCGACCGGACCAGCGCGGGGACCGCCAGCTGGGCCAGGACGGTGGTGGCCAGCAGCACGCCGTTGACCAGGCCCGCGCCGGCAGCGCCGGCTCCGCCGTGCACGGCCCACAGCGGTGCGACGGGCAGCAGGACGGCGTACCCGGAGAAGCCGGTGACGGAGTAGACGACCAGCGGCCCCGTCCCACGCACCTGCCGGACCGAGGTCGGTCCGGCGGCGGGGGAGGGGCCGCGGTCGTCTGCGCCGGGGGTGCTGCTCAGGCGGTCACGCCCAGCGCTGGGCGGCCGGGGTGAAGTCGAGCGTCCGGTCGCCGGTGTAGATCTGCTTGGGCCGGGCGATCTTCTGCTCCTTGTCCTGCACGAGCTCCAGCCACTGCGCGAGCCAGCCGGGGGTACGGCCGATCGCGAAGAGGACGGTGAACATCTCGGGCGGGAACTGGAAGGCCTCGTAGATCAGGCCGGAGTAGAAGTCGACGTTGGGGTAGAGCTTGCGCTTGACGAAGTACTCGTCCTCGAGCGCGATCTTCTCCAGCTCCAGCGCGATGTCGAGGAGCGGGTTGGTGCCGGTCACCTCGAAGACGTCCTCGGCGGACTTCTTGATGATCTTGGCGCGCGGGTCGTAGTTCTTGTAGACCCGGTGGCCGAAGCCCATCAGCTTCTCGTTGCCCTCCTTGACGCCGTCGATGAAGGAGGGGATGTTCTCCTTCTTGCCGATCCGGCGCAGCATCCGCAGCACGGCCTCGTTGGCACCACCGTGGAGCGGGCCGAAGAGCGCACCGACACCGGCGGCGACCGCGGAGTAGGGGTCGACCTGCGAGGACCCCACCGAGCGCACCGCGTTGGTCGAGCAGTTCTGCTCGTGGTCGGCGTGGAGGATGAAGAGCACGTCGAGGGCCTTGACCAGCCGCTCGTCGGCCTCGAACTTCTTCTCGCTCATCTTGAACAGCATCGACAGGAAGTTCTCGGTGTAGCTCAGCTCGTTGTCGGGGTAGACGAACGGCTTGCCCTGCGCGTGGCGGAACGACCAGGCGCCGAGGGTCGGCATCTTCGCGATCATGCGCACGATCTGCATGTGCCGGTTGTCGGCATCGCCGATGTTGCGGGCGTCCGGGTAGAACGTCGACAGCGCACCGACCGAGGCCATCAGCATGCCCATCGGGTGGGCGTCGTAGCGGAAGCCGTGCATGAACCGCTTCACGTTCTCGTGCACGAAGGTGTGGAAGGTGATCTCGTGCTCCCACGCGGCGTACTCCTCGCGCGAGGGCAGCGACCCGTTGATCAGGAGGTAGGCGACCTCCAGGAAGTTCGAGTGCTCCGCCAGCTGCTCGATGGGGTAGCCGCGGTACTCGAGGATGCCCTGGTCTCCGTCGATGTAGGTGACGGAGCTGCGGCAGGAGGCGGTGTTGACGAACCCGGGGTCGTAGGTCGCCAGCCCGGGCTGGTCGTCGTCGGTCCTGATCTGGCCGAGATCAGCGGCGCGGATGGCGTTGTCGCTGATCGCGATGTCGTACTCCTTGCCCGTCCGGTTGTCCCGGACGGTCAGGGAGTCCTTGGCCGGTACGTCGGTCACGTCGGCTCCTCGTTCACGTCTTTGTGGTCCGTCCCAACCTAGCCCGGCCCCGCAGGTGGCGCGAACCGGAGGTCCGCCGGATGGTCCCGGGCCGGAGCGGGCGGTGCAGTGATTTGCCGCCGTTCCGCGCACCCGCGTAACCTTGGCCGTCGCGACTCCTGCCGCGCCCGCCCACGAGGCGGGTGCTGATCCGGACGTCATCCTCCCAGCCCGACCGGGAGGAGCGAACCGGGCCGTGTTCGTCAGGGGTCGTGGCTCCACCACCCGACCGGGACCTCCGGTCCGGGACCGACGAACGAAGAGGGCACTCACGTGCGCACTTACAGCCCCAAGCCTGGCGACATCCAGCGCGACTGGCACGTCATCGACGCCGAGGACGTGATCCTGGGCCGTCTCGCCGTCCAGACCGCCAACCTCCTGCGCGGCAAGCACAAGACGATCTTCGCCCCGCACATGGACACCGGTGACTTCGTCATCATCGTCAACGCGGAGAAGGTCGCCCTGACCGGCCAGAAGGCCACCAAGAAGGTCAGCTACCGCCACTCCGGCTACCCGGGCGGTCTCACCGCCACCCCGATCGGCCAGGGCCTCGAGAAGGACGCCCGCAAGGTCATCGAGAAGGCCGTGTGGGGAATGCTCCCCAAGAACAAGCTGGGCCGCCAGATCATCAAGAAGCTCAAGGTCTACTCCGGCCCGCACCACCCCCACCAGGCCCAGCAGGCCCAGCCGTTCGAGATCTCGCAGATCTCCCAGTGACCGACCAGGACCGAGGACACGTAGTGACTGAGAACAGCACCGAGGTCGAGGAGACCTTCGAGACCAACGAGCAGGGCGTCGCCTACAGCTCCGAGAGCGCCCCGGCCGCCGACGCGCCGGTCAACTCCACCATCGCGCCGTCCGCCGCGACCGGCCGCCGCAAGCAGGCCGTCGCCCGCGTGCGGATCGTGCCCGGCACGGGCAACTGGACCGTCAACGGCCGCGCGCTCGACTCGTACTTCCCCAACAAGCTGCACCAGCAGGTCGTCAACGAGCCCTTCGTGACCACCCAGCTCGAGGGCCGCTTCGACGTGATCGCCCGCGTGCACGGCGGCGGCATCACCGGCCAGGCCGGTGCGCTGCGCCTGGGCGTGGCCCGTGCGCTCAACGCGGTCGACATCGACGCCAACCGCGCGGTGCTCAAGAAGGCCGGCCTGCTCACCCGTGACGCCCGCGTCATCGAGCGCAAGAAGGCCGGTCTGAAGAAGGCCCGCAAGGCGCCTCAGTTCAGCAAGCGCTGATCGGCATCATCTAGGGTCCGTCGCATGACGACGCGACTCTTCGGCACGGACGGGGTCCGGGGCCTGGCCAACGGTGATCTCACCGCTGAGCTGGCCCTGGACCTTTCCGTTGCGGCAGCCCACGTGCTCGCCGACCGGGGTGACTTCGCGGGGCACCGACCGTTCGCGGTCGTGGGCCGCGACACCCGGATCTCGGGCGAGTTCCTCGAGGCGGCGGTCGTCGCCGGGCTCGCCTCCGCCGGGGTCGACGTGCTCCTCCTCGGGGTGCTGCCGACGCCCGGCGTCGCCTACCTCACCCAGAAGCTGGGCGCCGACCTGGGCGTCATGCTCTCGGCCTCCCACAACCCGATGCCGGACAACGGCATCAAGTTCCTCGCGCGCGGCGGCCGCAAGCTCGACGACACGATCGAGATCGCGATCGAGAAGCGGATGCGCGAGCCCTGGCAGCGTCCTCAGGGCGGGGGCGTCGGCCGGGTCACCCCGTACGCCGAGGCCGTCGACGACTACGTCACCCACCTGATCTCCTCCATCGAGCACCCCCTCGTGGGGCTGCGGGTGGTGCTCGACTGCGCCGAGGGGGCCGCCTCCGAGGCCGGGCCCCGCGCGCTCGTCGGCGCCGGCGCGGACCTCACCGCCATCCACGCCATCCCCGACGGCCTCAACATCAACGACGGCTGCGGCTCCACCCACCTCGGCCCGCTGCAGGAGGCCGTCCTGCGCGACGGAGCCGCCGTGGGCTTCGCGCTGGACGGCGACGCCGACCGCTGCCTGGCCGTCGACCACGAGGGGACGGTCGTCGACGGCGACCAGATCCTCGCGATCCTCGCCCAGTCGCTGCACGAGCACGGCCGGCTCGCCAAGGACACCGTCGTCGCCACCGTGATGAGCAACCTCGGCTTCGTCAACGCCATGCGTGAGGCGGGCATCGGCGTACGCCAGACCAAGGTCGGCGACCGCTACGTCCTCGAGGCGATGAACATCTCCGGCTACTCGCTCGGCGGGGAGCAGTCAGGCCACGTGATCATGAGCGACCACGCCACCACCGGTGACGGCATCCTCACCGCCCTGGCGGTGCTCGAGCGGATGGCGACCACCGGCAAGTCGCTCA
This genomic interval from Nocardioides euryhalodurans contains the following:
- the glmM gene encoding phosphoglucosamine mutase; protein product: MTTRLFGTDGVRGLANGDLTAELALDLSVAAAHVLADRGDFAGHRPFAVVGRDTRISGEFLEAAVVAGLASAGVDVLLLGVLPTPGVAYLTQKLGADLGVMLSASHNPMPDNGIKFLARGGRKLDDTIEIAIEKRMREPWQRPQGGGVGRVTPYAEAVDDYVTHLISSIEHPLVGLRVVLDCAEGAASEAGPRALVGAGADLTAIHAIPDGLNINDGCGSTHLGPLQEAVLRDGAAVGFALDGDADRCLAVDHEGTVVDGDQILAILAQSLHEHGRLAKDTVVATVMSNLGFVNAMREAGIGVRQTKVGDRYVLEAMNISGYSLGGEQSGHVIMSDHATTGDGILTALAVLERMATTGKSLKELASVMTRLPQVLVNVPDVDKTRADDDAVVAAAVAEEEAVLAGEGRILLRPSGTEPIVRVMVEAPTEQKAGEVADRLADVVRRQLAL
- a CDS encoding YihY/virulence factor BrkB family protein is translated as MTTARTVPVTTEMDGDELDAEDAWHLARRHGLRHVVVSSFVRFRYGDGFTNSRALALQTCLAVVPFMLAVTGLAADIDDDRWARVVAATVNAIAPGQGTNDALAAAAGGSERSGEIALTFGLLFALVSMTTAMAQVERGTNRIYGIRRDRPALHKYGRAAVFTVVLAAPVGLGFLLLVGGGAFGDAMVAEGVWTETAEDWWDWVRWPLGVAMLVFAIAVLLDHAPRRRQPALSWLALGSGTAVALSAVATGGLAAYVSLSASFSSTYGPLAGVFVLLLWSLLSSMAFFYGAAVCAQLEALRAGDDQPAYDDPGRPHRQTV
- a CDS encoding acyltransferase family protein, with protein sequence MSTTPASAWRYRPELDGLRTFAVVAIVFFHARVAGASSSFIVLDLFFVLSGFLVTNVVLSEVDATGELRLGRYYARRVRRLLPAAVVTIVVTSVVFVLVASEPERLGLVRDAQAALVYLANWQFIADGADYFAGDVRDSPFMHFWSLSVEEQYYIVFPLLLLAWWKLAPGRARVLLGGLSVLTALSVASQLYWAQVDPTRAYFATDARLFQLLAGAILAVALREFATRRAEGGIHWRRAGRALAVAGLGGYVLLGSELVDMSVSHRNLLATLLAVSLVVGTYTAPGSLVARGFALPWMTYLGKISYGIYLWHYPVLLVLGRVFDVRPALLALMALVGAIALASMSYQMLETPIRRGRVLDAFPWPAVAAGLAVSVGTALVVVGPILTSERQPSVAAASVGGSIAAEAAVAEDEAVVRKLARQVPGDLDFRKISNDRGPGVTFCRPSAPADCTVVDGDGPHVVVVGDSHARMLSAGLVELAEERGFRLSMSVVNSCPWQDGLLNVEAPEGSQRRCLDARQDFYDQTLPAMDADVVILANLARSAPDRWQGKVVDQDGRARGDLNQRQLEATRQTVRKINRAGATAVMVRSIVGTDGWEMEGPDPLDCLARAKRQRECAVSPPLDRPVADGIYESVAIGNDDATTVDLNPVFCPDAPACRPIIDGVVVWRDAAHLTGSITRHLRTEVWAAVEDTGVVPG
- a CDS encoding MFS transporter; amino-acid sequence: MRGTGPLVVYSVTGFSGYAVLLPVAPLWAVHGGAGAAGAGLVNGVLLATTVLAQLAVPALVRSLGHGRAMVLGLLLMATGAAALPVSDGLGWILACSVVRGAGFGVLTVTGSAVVGHLAPPGLRGRMVGAYGLAVAVPNLLLLPLGVAAVDLVGFAPVLLVGALPVLGVPAALALRRLVGDAAAAGPARDTDDSWTGLLGAIAAPTLVLLASTLAGGALLTFIPQVTTPVVASVALLVMGATAAASRYGAGHVADAGARGGEAWLVPLLVVAAAGAAACAWGARDGAAVWLIGGALLAGTGYGALQNLTLVSAFRRAGPGRVDETSTLWNVGFDGGTALGSVLVGLLASGWGFPTAFALAACACLLALVPAGLRGPAR
- a CDS encoding long-chain-fatty-acid--CoA ligase, whose product is MSLPAPTYVDDRLAHWAATDPDGEAMSYLGRTWTWSEWDDRVRRVAGGLQGLGIGRGDVVAFLDKNHPACVELSLAAGSLGAANAIVNWRLAGDEVDYTVNDSGATVLVVGSDLMPLVASIRDRLPRVRTVIEVTPEGGEGDAYEHWLAVSDPVSRPADVSPDDTCLVMYSSGTTGRPKGIMLSHANMVAHTLNAHDGWSFEPGDKNMVAMPLFHVGGSSYVLFGIHDGVPSVMTRDPDGASLAAAIMAGANRTFLVPAVLAQVLQSGDDAIALFGRLKTYCYGASPMPMPLLRAAMEAWPDTDFIQVYGLTELGGVITHLMPEAHRDADHPERLVSAGQPIPGAEVRVVDPGTLEDVPTGEHGELWFRTPQLMKGFLGQPEATAQVVTEDGWFRTGDLGKVDADGFVYVEDRLKDMIISGGENIYSPEVERVLAEHPAVMEVAVIGVPDDRWGEVVKAVVSLKPDTAATEEEIIGYCREHLAHFKCPRSVDIIEALPRNPTGKILKRDLRKPYWEGRDRQTV
- a CDS encoding S1C family serine protease; this translates as MSDTRVLPPFPPERDPYGHEAVTDAPAPTTTAPPRTRRRGLAATVLATALVAGGAAGVGGAAAWDAWQEDGPTTFDSAGTETAQVVDTGDEPAADGSVEAVASKVLPSVVRIVVQGSEGEGSGSGIILSSDGQILTNAHVVDGAGEGAEMTVSFDDGTHAPATVVGSDPLTDTAVIQAEGVEGLTPATIGTSGNVDVGQEVVAIGSPFGLDSTVTSGIVSALDRPVNVGSDAAGNATVYPAIQTDAAINPGNSGGALVDMDGNVVGINSSIRTSGSSTGGSGGSIGLGFAIPIDEVLPIIDQIVAGETPTHALIGVSVSDAASDDGGATVPNGAAVGEVTEGSAAAEAGLEPGDVITAVDGRLVTSSDALIATVRSYRPGDEVELTFQRDGEEQTTTVTLGSDAESGTS
- the rpsI gene encoding 30S ribosomal protein S9, coding for MTENSTEVEETFETNEQGVAYSSESAPAADAPVNSTIAPSAATGRRKQAVARVRIVPGTGNWTVNGRALDSYFPNKLHQQVVNEPFVTTQLEGRFDVIARVHGGGITGQAGALRLGVARALNAVDIDANRAVLKKAGLLTRDARVIERKKAGLKKARKAPQFSKR
- a CDS encoding citrate synthase is translated as MTDVPAKDSLTVRDNRTGKEYDIAISDNAIRAADLGQIRTDDDQPGLATYDPGFVNTASCRSSVTYIDGDQGILEYRGYPIEQLAEHSNFLEVAYLLINGSLPSREEYAAWEHEITFHTFVHENVKRFMHGFRYDAHPMGMLMASVGALSTFYPDARNIGDADNRHMQIVRMIAKMPTLGAWSFRHAQGKPFVYPDNELSYTENFLSMLFKMSEKKFEADERLVKALDVLFILHADHEQNCSTNAVRSVGSSQVDPYSAVAAGVGALFGPLHGGANEAVLRMLRRIGKKENIPSFIDGVKEGNEKLMGFGHRVYKNYDPRAKIIKKSAEDVFEVTGTNPLLDIALELEKIALEDEYFVKRKLYPNVDFYSGLIYEAFQFPPEMFTVLFAIGRTPGWLAQWLELVQDKEQKIARPKQIYTGDRTLDFTPAAQRWA
- the rplM gene encoding 50S ribosomal protein L13, whose amino-acid sequence is MRTYSPKPGDIQRDWHVIDAEDVILGRLAVQTANLLRGKHKTIFAPHMDTGDFVIIVNAEKVALTGQKATKKVSYRHSGYPGGLTATPIGQGLEKDARKVIEKAVWGMLPKNKLGRQIIKKLKVYSGPHHPHQAQQAQPFEISQISQ